In Vespa velutina chromosome 1, iVesVel2.1, whole genome shotgun sequence, the following proteins share a genomic window:
- the LOC124955517 gene encoding afadin isoform X8, with protein MVTYYIMATEIANKRAEREALRGVIQQWNANRLDLFELSEPNEDLEFHGVMRFYFQDSGQKVATKCIRVASDATSRAVIETLIEKFRPDMRMLSVPEYALYEIHENGDERKLELEEKPLLVQLNWHVDDREGRFLLRRIDDKTNAQGVGFSSEGSSFRRKLSKREKKQMRKQEKLGRLKSLEQDENTVPVDQNGVAEKLYTELPETSFTRSISNPEAVMRRRRQQKLERKLQQFRSKDGGPDTGGTLKIYGEALCKDVPYKTLLLSVRDSAAQVVREMLSKYGLDKVDPQQYCLVQVNNDNTSGGTHQEYILDDDECPLAILMNHPSTRGSIMFHVRRRPADYVPRKRKKKPSGKWNELDHRYEDERLPFLLELNPDGTDIPNGAGVRYRLQPNVTEVGSERPFGPQGVQSQTLTLSGPTVMPRHCVIAFTENIVTLTPCSRDAHTFVNNQRIHQTTILQNGAIIKFGRMHTFRFIDPAPDDRIRQRHDSNRQIEYAYDRRSPDATSQEANSDKYRSGSGSPNGGGGGHAQSPGQTSNPPSPTKSTAASTSRSPTHGTHAPEVTHNYETTFDLDGNVETASLTSSRDGNRHPQYDNQPRGTDPILPAVLEFLEDTEEAFLRAVITDVDPSAPQFKLAPTYTLYLAARYRASTHYRPELQPTERAHRLTVMLANIALMIQGVIQERYMDASSLAFWLANGSELLHMLKSDRHVGAFSTRAQDILADAVHAAFASLVHCVSLELTPAMSQFMADADEPAKEAGVLQIFSNTMALLRRCRVNAALTIQLFSHLFHAINAIAFNALVSNGNLCVRWFGRRLKARLNALETWAERQGLELASQCHLATIMQATHLLQAPKYNAEELATLSSTCFKLNSLQVRALLQKYQPAADEPRLPAELIENVVRVAESVADTLARADGREIRLEEESTLALALLLPEDGYSCEVIRGVPPGLVEFLSPLQQEGFCRMAPQPTSSGYWTIYMIDHHTNLRSPSAMSNRSGGYTGHVGQNQGQPEIHIIKLHKSTNGMGLSIVAAKGAGQDRLGIYIKSVVAGGAADADGRLAAGDQLLKVDGQSLVGITQEKAAEYLVRTGPTVTLEVAKQGAIYHGLATLLSQPSPIMTRAHKARPKSEHIKNPARPPEVSVPPSTSHSMGNLLSVPLQGATSQEHYVGWDVEQSTLPGPRRMSERDLSSRLGRETIPQQIHSSKSVPALHNMGAEGKQQHEIFNPGYSRASSSNSVTPPVQPSPMPAMNGASCLRSRSSHNLHDPTRIGALPPTGLVSRQQSSPNLNPNQPHGSFQNSLQNNEAERFYQNLSVYRNQDSTGKQQQPSLSQQHMEERNTLHTQRSSRGSQNSLNRPPAQELNQGRDRPISAHIPQTQQQGYSGNQMQHQNVVPPRSQSSRDIIRQEAKLQEMQEEVRRRELRGGAPMINQYRPNTYSMRPANANQTAGIVPARALVSRPLGSTPNLATTSATRQQMGPTYGHPDAAYSQYGQCNKHPTAGMSQYGLTSKGKTEPSRHIPTIESGKESLAVQDSTRSHYDHNRQYMTSQNGSHYTHGPSDLRSDQYSNDNTTIIQDNVEGNSFNTAEVPPARPALPEDGYRESPPPPPPNTLTHPLYNNQADSRYTASMQDPPRGGYYPASGTGTMQQPRQYQYSASNPWQREEREKEQARRREAARQWRDQQIAELSALPHRTPQQDEQLRALQLERDFQKRAEEAANQQDDDDECNDIDTESIPQPQGLLSVANSQERTNTVSQQHTLSRANINNQSIRGTPPTSQTVNSPLSPNAAGNSCLVQNDNSGLMYLQQQQQQPPPQQQQQQPPPQQQQQQQQPPQQQQQSQQHTNQSQSNTVQLPSSSNYSSSLSHIGNIQKTYTTQNNEERETQQRRIEEIRRKEFDENQRQREEENRHQQQQQQQHQQQQQQQQQHIQQLYKQQQQHMQHYRNQQALHPNMLRLDNLVINGPNTSPCK; from the exons AATGGCCACGGAAATTGCGAACAAAAGGGCCGAAAGGGAAGCCCTTCGTGGGGTCATACAACAATGGAACGCAAATCGTTTGGATCTTTTCGAACTATCCGAACCCAACGAG gACTTGGAGTTTCACGGTGTAATGAGATTCTACTTTCAAGACAGTGGTCAAAAGGTTGCTACGAAATGCATCAGAGTTGCATCGGATGCAACCAGTCGTGCCGTGATCGAAACTCTCATAGAAAAATTCCGTCCAGATATGAGAATGTTGTCGGTACCGGAATACGCTCTTTACGAAATTCATGAAAATGGAG ACGAACGAAAATTGGAATTGGAGGAGAAGCCATTGTTGGTACAATTAAATTGGCATGTCGACGATCGAGAGGGACGTTTCTTGTTGAGAAGGATCGACGATAAGACGAATGCACAAGGTGTTGGTTTCTCCTCAGAAGGTTCTAGCTTTCGTAGAAAGCTGAGTAAGCGggagaagaaacaaatgagAAAACAAGAGAAGCTTGGACGTTTGAAGAGTTTGGAACAGGATGAGAATACAGTGCCGGTCGATCAAAATGGCGTCGCCGAAAAACTTTATACCG AACTTCCCGAGACGAGTTTCACAAGGAGTATATCTAATCCGGAAGCCGTAATGAGACGTCGTAGGCAACAAAAActcgaaagaaaattgcaaCAATTTCGTAGCAAAGATGGTGGACCAGATACCGGCGGTACTTTGAAGATATACGGAGAGGCACTTTGCAAAGATGTACCTTATAAAACATTACTATTAAGCGTTCGAGATTCTGCGGCCCAGGTTGTAAGAGAGATGTTATCTAAATATGGTTTAGATAAAGTCGACCCTCAGCAATATTGTCTGGTACAG GTGAACAACGACAATACAAGCGGTGGTACTCATCAAGAGTATATACTGGACGACGACGAATGCCCGTTGGCTATTCTCATGAATCACCCTTCCACGCGCG GATCAATCATGTTTCACGTGAGGAGGAGACCGGCAGATTATGTGCCTCGCAAACGTAAAAAGAAACCTTCGGGAAAATGGAACGAATTAGATCATAG atatgAAGATGAGAGACTACCATTCTTATTGGAACTTAATCCAGATGGTACCGATATTCCTAACGGAGCGGGTGTCAGGTATCGTTTGCAACCAAACGTGACGGAAGTTGGATCGGAACGACCCTTCGGTCCGCAAGGCGTGCAATCTCAAACTTTAACTCTCAGTGGACCTACCGTTATGCCAAGGCACTGTGTTATAGCGTTTACGGAAAATATCGTCACTCTGACGCCATGCTCAAGGGACGCTCATACTTTCGTGAACAATCAACGAATACATCAGACTACCATACTCCAA AATGGAGCTATCATCAAGTTTGGAAGAATGCATACCTTCAGATTCATCGACCCCGCGCCCGACGACCGTATCAGGCAACGTCATGATTCCAACAGACAGATTGAGTACGCATACGACCG ACGATCGCCAGATGCTACCAGCCAAGAAGCAAATTCGGACAAGTACAGATCAGGTTCTGGATCACCAaacggtggtggtggtggacaCGCTCAAAGTCCTGGTCAGACTTCGAATCCACCGAGTCCCACTAAATCTACGGCAGCTAGCACATCGCGTAGTCCCACGCACGGTACTCATGCACCCGAGGTGACTCACAATTATGAAACGACTTTCGACCTGGACGGCAATGTGGAAACGGCGAGCTTAACGAGTAGTAGAGATGGCAACAG GCATCCCCAATACGATAATCAACCACGAGGGACGGACCCTATCCTACCAGCAGTATTGGAATTCTTAGAAGATACGGAGGAAGCGTTTCTACGTGCTGTTATCACCGACGTAGATCCCTCAGCTCCGCAGTTCAAACTTGCACCGACTTATACCCTTTATTTGGCTGCCAGATATCGTGCTAGCACTCATTACAGACCAGAATTACAACCTACCGAAAGAGCACACCGTTTGACCGTGATGCTTGCGAATATTGCCTTGATGATACAAGGAGTAATTCAG GAAAGATATATGGATGCGTCTTCGTTGGCATTTTGGCTTGCAAATGGTTCGGAATTATTGCACATGTTAAAAAGCGATCGTCACGTTGGAGCATTTTCAACGAGAGCTCAAGATATCTTAGCCGATGCCGTTCACGCTGCATTCGCATCTCTGGTACATTGCGTTTCTCTTGAATTGACACCAGCAATGTCGCAATTCATGGCGGACGCTGATGAGCCCGCTAAGGAAGCTGGTGTTTTACAAATATTCTCGAATACGATGGCTCTATTAAGACGTTGTAGAGTTAACGCAGCACTGACCATCCAATTATTCAGTCATCTTTTTCATGCGATCAACGCAATCGCTTTCAATGCTCTAGTATCTAATGGGAATCTCTGTGTCCGTTGGTTTGGTCGAAGATTAAAAGCTAGACTTAATGCTCTAGAAACCTGGGCTGAGAGGCAAGGTCTCGAATTAGCCAGTCAATGTCATTTGGCAACGATCATGCAAGCTACGCATCTTCTCCAAGCACCGAAATATAACGCCGAGGAATTAGCCACATTGAGTTCTACTTGTTTCAAATTGAATTCTTTACAAGTAAGAGCTTTGTTGCAAAAATATCAACCGGCTGCCGATGAGCCACGACTTCCCGCTGAGCTCATTGAGAACGTTGTCAGg gtagCTGAAAGTGTCGCTGATACTCTTGCACGCGCCGACGGACGTGAAATACGTTTGGAAGAAGAATCAACTTTGGCGCTGGCATTGCTATTGCCAGAGGATGGTTACAGTTGTGAGGTAATAAGAGGTGTACCACCGGGATTGGTTGAATTTCTATCACCCTTGCAGCAAGAAGGTTTCTGTCGAATGGCACCTCAACCTACTAGTAGTGGTTACTGGactatatatatgatagatcATCATACGAAC CTTCGTAGTCCAAGTGCAATGAGTAATAGATCAGGTGGCTATACTGGGCACGTTGGACAGAATCAAGGTCAACCAGAAATACATATCATAAAATTACATAAGTCGACCAATGGTATGGGTTTGAGTATTGTTGCTGCTAAg GGTGCTGGTCAAGATAGATTAGGCATTTATATCAAAAGTGTTGTTGCCGGTGGTGCAGCAGACGcg GACGGAAGACTAGCTGCTGGTGATCAATTACTTAAAGTAGACGGACAGAGTTTAGTAGGAATAACGCAAGAAAA agCTGCTGAGTATCTAGTTCGTACGGGACCAACGGTGACGCTAGAAGTTGCTAAACAAGGCGCGATATATCATGGACTTGCTACTTTATTATCTCAACCATCTCCTATAATGACGAGGg CACATAAGGCCAGGCCAAAGTCAGAACACATAAAAAATCCCGCTAGACCTCCGGAAGTGTCCGTGCCACCATCTACGTCACACTCGATGGGCAATCTCTTGTCCGTACCATTGCAGGGTGCTACTTCTCAAGAACACTATGTTGGCTGGGACGTAGAACAATCCACATTACCAG GGCCTCGCCGCATGAGCGAACGTGATCTTTCATCTAGACTTGGACGTGAAACGATTCCCCAACAAATTCATAGCAGCAAGTCCGTCCCAGCTTTGCACA ATATGGGGGCCGAAGGGAAACAACAACATGAAATCTTCAATCCGGGTTATAGTAGAGCATCATCGAGTAATAGCGTTACACCACCGGTTCAACCATCTCCGATGCCTGCTATGAACGGAGCTTCATGCCTACGCTCTAG atcgagCCATAATTTGCACGATCCAACGAGAATTGGGGCATTACCTCCGACTGGTTTGGTTAGCAGGCAACAATCCTCACCAAACTTAAATCCAAATCAACCTCATGGATCTTTCCAAAATAGTTTACAAAATAACGAAGCCGAAAGATTCTATCAAAACTTGAGCGTTTATAGAAATCAAGATTCTACAGGGAAACAACAGCAGCCAAGTTTATCGCAGCAACACATGGAGGAGAG GAATACGTTACACACGCAACGAAGCTCAAGAGGATCACAAAATTCTTTGAATCGGCCGCCTGCGCAAGAATTGAATCAGGGAAGAGATAGACCGATATCTGCTCATATTCCTCAAACCCAACAACAAGGTTATTCCGGTAACCAAATGCAACATCAAAACGTGGTTCCGCCTAGATCGCAATCCTCGCGAGATATAATACGTCAGGAAGCTAAGCTTCAAGAAATGCAGGAAGAAGTTAGAAGACGTGAATTACGCGGTGGTGCACCGATGATCAATCAATATAGACCAAATACATATAGTATGAGACCGGCAAATGCTAATCAAACGGCTGGTATTGTACCTGCCCGTGCTCTCGTTTCAAGACCATTGGGTTCTACACCTAATTTAGCAACAACGTCAGCAACGAGACAACAAATGGGACCAACGTATGGTCATCCTGATGCTGCTTATTCCCAGTATGGTCAATGTAACAAACATCCAACTGCTGGTATGAGTCAGTATGGGCTAACATCCAAAGGAAAGACAGAACCATCTCGTCATATACCAACTATTGAATCTGGAAAGGAATCTCTCGCGGTTCAAGATTCTACTAGATCGCATTATGACCATAATCGTCAATATATGACTTCTCAGAATGGATCACATTATACTCATGGACCATCTGATCTACGAAGTGATCAGTATTCAAATGACAATACTACTATAATTCAAGATAACGTCGAaggaaattcttttaataccGCTGAAGTACCACCAGCAAGACCCGCTCTTCCTGAAGATGGGTATAGAGAAAgtccaccacctccaccacctaATACATTAACTCATCCGTTGTATAATAATCAAGCAGATTCGAG GTATACCGCAAGTATGCAAGACCCACCAAGAGGTGGTTATTATCCGGCAAGTGGAACAGGAACAATGCAACAACCTCGACAATATCAATATAGTGCTAGTAATCCTTGGCAACGTGAAGAACGTGAAAag gaACAAGCTCGAAGAAGAGAAGCAGCTAGACAATGGCGCGATCAGCAAATTGCGGAGTTAAGTGCTTTACCTCACCGAACTCCTCAACAAGATGAACAGCTACGTGCTCTTCAATTGGAACGAGATTTCCAAAAAAGAGCAGAAGAAGCTGCCAATCAAcaggatgacgacgacgagtgTAATGACATTGATACTGAAAGTATACCACAGCCTCAAGGTTTATTGAGTGTAGCTAATTCTCAAGAAAGAACGAACACAGTAAGTCAGCAACATACGTTGTCGAGGGCAAACATAAATAATCAATCGATAAGAGGTACACCGCCTACATCGCAAACTGTTAATAGTCCACTCTCTCCAAATGCTGCTGGAAATTCGTGCCTAGTACAAAATGATAATTCCGGTTTAATGTatttacaacaacaacaacaacaaccaccaccacaacagcagcaacaacaaccaccaccacaacagcagcaacaacaacaacaaccaccacaacaacaacaacaatcacAACAGCATACTAATCAATCTCAAAGTAATACAGTACAGTTACCTAGCTCGTCAAATTATAGTTCGTCCTTGTCACATATcggaaatattcaaaaaacatatacaactcaaaataatgaagaaagagaaacacaaCAGCGTCGAATAGAAGAAATCAGAAGGAAAGAATTCGACGAGAAtcaaagacaaagagaagaagaaaataggcatcaacaacaacaacaacaacaacaccagcagcagcaacaacaacaacaacaacatatTCAGCAATTAtacaaacaacaacaacaacatatGCAACATTATAGGAATCAACAAGCATTGCATCCAAATATGCTAAGATTAGATAATTTAGTTATCAATGGGCCTAACACGTCGCCGTGTAAGTAA